In Candidatus Zixiibacteriota bacterium, a single window of DNA contains:
- the hybB gene encoding Ni/Fe-hydrogenase cytochrome b subunit, translated as MADETTEVKRSLFSPFNIIAAIIILIGIPLTVMRFTGGLGTVTNLDDTNPWGIWIGFDLLTGVALAAGGYVTAAAVEIFGMKKFHAAVRPAILTGFLGYALVVFALLYDVGRPWRLPYPFFVSQGVTSVMFEVGACVALYLTVLFLEFSPAALEWLGVKKVRNLVVKLTILLTILGVVLSTLHQSSLGAMYLIAPYKLHPLWYSPYLPIFFFVSSIAAGLSMVIFEGSLSYRNFRNKMDEEHKKSRDDIALGFGKAAALTLAAYSSIKIFGVALGNHWNLLFTNYGLWFLVELVGFVMVPSFLFAIGVREKNVKLIRFTAIWTVLGILLNRLNISLICFNYHLPLSERYIPRWSEIMISVFIVTVGLVVFKFIVTRMPIFHEHKDYSHHTVKGADHV; from the coding sequence ATGGCTGATGAAACCACTGAAGTTAAACGGTCGCTGTTCAGCCCGTTTAATATCATAGCCGCTATCATCATCCTGATCGGAATCCCGCTGACCGTGATGAGATTCACCGGAGGACTGGGAACCGTTACCAACCTGGATGACACCAATCCATGGGGAATCTGGATCGGATTCGACCTTTTGACCGGCGTTGCCCTGGCGGCGGGCGGTTATGTTACCGCGGCCGCGGTCGAGATCTTCGGCATGAAAAAATTCCATGCCGCCGTCAGACCTGCTATCCTGACCGGATTTTTGGGCTATGCGCTGGTCGTGTTTGCGCTTTTATACGATGTCGGTCGGCCATGGAGACTGCCCTACCCGTTCTTTGTAAGCCAGGGTGTGACCTCGGTCATGTTCGAGGTGGGCGCATGTGTAGCGCTTTACCTGACTGTGTTGTTTTTGGAATTCTCCCCCGCCGCGCTGGAATGGCTGGGTGTTAAAAAAGTCCGCAACCTGGTCGTCAAACTGACTATACTTCTGACTATCCTGGGCGTGGTTCTCTCGACCTTGCATCAATCATCACTGGGGGCGATGTACCTGATCGCGCCATACAAACTTCACCCATTGTGGTATTCGCCGTATTTACCGATTTTCTTCTTCGTTTCAAGTATCGCGGCCGGACTGTCCATGGTGATCTTCGAGGGTAGCCTGTCGTATCGCAATTTCAGAAACAAGATGGATGAGGAACACAAAAAATCCCGCGATGATATCGCGCTCGGATTCGGCAAGGCGGCGGCCCTGACTCTGGCGGCCTACTCCTCAATAAAGATCTTCGGCGTGGCACTGGGCAATCACTGGAACCTGTTGTTCACGAACTACGGCCTGTGGTTCTTAGTCGAACTGGTCGGTTTCGTGATGGTTCCGTCATTTTTGTTTGCAATCGGGGTGCGCGAGAAGAATGTCAAGCTGATACGTTTCACCGCGATCTGGACGGTTCTGGGGATCCTTCTCAACCGGCTCAATATCTCCCTGATCTGTTTCAACTACCACCTGCCATTATCCGAACGCTATATTCCACGCTGGTCGGAAATCATGATTTCGGTCTTTATCGTCACGGTCGGACTGGTGGTCTTCAAGTTCATCGTAACCCGGATGCCGATCTTCCATGAACACAAGGATTATTCCCACCATACCGTGAAAGGAGCTGATCATGTTTGA
- a CDS encoding molybdenum-binding protein: MKYGARNQLIGEVKKIKRGGVMSQITIEIPEKSVMNSVITIESLDDLGITDGDKVKLIIKAVNVLLVKE; this comes from the coding sequence ATGAAGTACGGAGCGCGCAACCAGCTAATTGGTGAGGTCAAAAAGATCAAACGGGGCGGTGTAATGAGTCAAATCACAATCGAGATCCCCGAAAAATCTGTCATGAATTCCGTCATCACCATTGAGTCTCTGGATGATCTGGGCATTACCGACGGCGATAAGGTCAAGCTGATCATCAAAGCTGTCAATGTGTTGCTTGTCAAGGAATGA
- a CDS encoding PAS domain S-box protein yields the protein MKKSSGKSGGSPSEEYLNELQNLRSIFDNCCLGIYRTTPDGQIIMANSALIQMLGYDNLDDLLSRDLEKSGFSENSPRFEFVDKLEGKCKIIGYKSLWICKNGSTIEVRESARAVKDKQGNTLYFEGTVEKLRDTESENATLQYHSRHYQALLDSISETAFLIKTDGTVMAANEAVCRRLKLTKKELVGKNIFDLLPEDVGDYRRKMVDRAVTSRKPVNFNDVRAGSHLFSTVYPILNDQGDVESVSVFARDITELKITERAVKESENRLRAAFSALPDYYFVFDENGYYMDYLAKHDEYVAKTPDGSVIGNRLHDTVGDGLAEKSVAKMREAIETGQPQYLEYYLDFPDGRHWYEGCAAKIDTKPEERKRVVWVAREITDKKRIEEEIKQSELHYRGLIENIPRSAVFVIDKDLRIITAEGREIKTAGFERDKIEGKLLSDILSKATCDKLVPLYKKALAGESVTTELPLGETYYLVQASPLISENGKINKIIVFSQNITDIREMHEALKTSESFLATLIESAEDIIILHDLNGQYLYYHGPKAFGMTNESVKGKYVHDLFPTEIANPIVEQIKRVGQTGKSEQFENRVIWKNQTLWFLDNIFPVRNEQGEIVSVAKICHNITERKNMEKALEESERHFRTVADFTYGWEFWIDPEGAFLYVSPSCERITGYTFVEFMQNSDLIFDIVHEDDREILRNHLKQEVETDSALEVQFRIIDKSGETRWISHVCQSVYDSDGQYLGRRASNRDSTRRILAEKEREVLIENLKEALAKVKTLSGFIPICPSCKKIRDDEGYWNQIEKFLKEHSEAEFTHALCPECARKLYPDLYNDENDL from the coding sequence ATGAAAAAGTCGTCCGGGAAAAGTGGCGGCTCACCTTCTGAAGAGTATTTGAACGAACTTCAGAATCTCCGCAGTATCTTTGACAACTGTTGCCTGGGTATCTACCGTACCACACCAGATGGCCAAATTATCATGGCTAATTCAGCATTGATTCAAATGCTGGGTTATGACAATCTGGATGATCTGCTCTCCCGTGACCTTGAAAAAAGCGGTTTCAGCGAAAATTCCCCACGATTCGAGTTCGTGGATAAGCTCGAAGGCAAGTGCAAAATAATCGGTTATAAATCTCTATGGATTTGCAAAAATGGATCCACAATCGAGGTCCGGGAAAGCGCGCGTGCAGTCAAAGATAAACAGGGCAATACGCTGTACTTTGAAGGCACAGTTGAAAAACTCAGAGACACGGAAAGCGAAAATGCCACATTGCAATATCATAGCCGGCATTACCAGGCGCTTCTGGATTCGATTTCGGAAACTGCCTTCTTGATAAAAACCGACGGTACGGTAATGGCGGCCAATGAAGCCGTCTGCCGTAGATTGAAACTGACAAAAAAAGAACTTGTTGGAAAAAACATATTCGATCTCCTTCCGGAGGATGTCGGTGATTACAGACGTAAGATGGTCGACCGGGCAGTTACAAGCCGTAAGCCTGTAAACTTCAATGATGTTCGCGCCGGTAGCCATCTCTTCAGCACAGTTTACCCTATTCTTAATGACCAGGGCGATGTAGAGAGTGTTTCGGTATTTGCCCGGGACATCACCGAACTTAAAATCACAGAACGAGCGGTAAAGGAGAGCGAGAACCGCCTGCGGGCAGCTTTTTCAGCACTGCCCGATTACTATTTCGTCTTCGATGAAAACGGCTACTATATGGATTACCTGGCAAAACACGATGAATATGTAGCCAAGACTCCTGATGGCTCAGTGATCGGTAATAGACTTCACGATACAGTGGGTGATGGGCTGGCCGAAAAATCCGTGGCCAAAATGAGGGAAGCGATCGAAACCGGCCAGCCACAATACCTGGAATACTATCTTGATTTTCCCGATGGCCGTCACTGGTACGAAGGCTGTGCGGCAAAAATCGATACGAAACCGGAAGAAAGAAAGCGGGTCGTCTGGGTAGCGCGGGAAATTACGGATAAGAAAAGAATCGAAGAAGAAATCAAACAGAGCGAACTGCATTACCGCGGTCTGATCGAAAATATCCCCCGTTCCGCGGTGTTTGTAATCGATAAGGATCTGAGAATAATCACCGCGGAGGGCCGTGAAATAAAAACGGCCGGATTTGAACGTGACAAGATCGAGGGCAAACTCCTGTCAGATATCTTATCAAAAGCAACTTGTGATAAGCTGGTACCGCTTTACAAAAAAGCCCTGGCCGGAGAATCCGTTACCACTGAATTGCCTTTGGGTGAAACTTACTATCTTGTCCAGGCTTCCCCGCTGATATCGGAAAACGGAAAGATTAATAAAATTATCGTGTTCAGCCAGAATATCACCGATATCAGGGAAATGCATGAAGCCCTGAAAACAAGCGAGAGTTTTTTGGCCACACTGATCGAATCAGCCGAGGATATTATCATACTGCACGACCTCAATGGACAGTACCTGTATTACCATGGCCCTAAAGCCTTCGGGATGACTAACGAGAGCGTAAAAGGCAAGTATGTTCACGATCTGTTTCCGACCGAGATAGCAAACCCGATAGTAGAGCAGATCAAGCGTGTAGGTCAAACCGGCAAATCCGAACAGTTTGAAAATCGTGTCATCTGGAAAAACCAGACTCTCTGGTTTTTGGATAACATCTTTCCGGTTAGAAACGAGCAGGGCGAGATAGTTTCTGTGGCCAAGATCTGCCACAATATTACTGAACGAAAAAACATGGAAAAAGCTCTCGAGGAAAGTGAACGACATTTCCGCACTGTTGCGGACTTCACTTATGGCTGGGAGTTCTGGATCGACCCGGAAGGTGCGTTTTTGTATGTGTCACCATCCTGCGAAAGGATCACCGGATATACGTTTGTGGAGTTCATGCAAAATTCCGACCTGATCTTCGATATCGTGCATGAGGATGACCGCGAGATTCTAAGGAACCATCTCAAACAGGAAGTTGAAACTGACAGTGCTCTCGAAGTGCAGTTCCGGATCATCGACAAATCCGGTGAAACCCGCTGGATCAGCCACGTCTGCCAGTCAGTTTACGACTCAGATGGCCAGTATCTCGGGCGGCGCGCCTCCAATCGTGACTCGACCCGTCGAATACTGGCCGAAAAAGAACGCGAAGTGCTGATCGAGAACCTGAAGGAGGCATTGGCAAAAGTCAAAACGCTCTCCGGCTTCATTCCAATCTGCCCCTCCTGTAAAAAAATCCGCGATGACGAAGGTTACTGGAATCAGATTGAAAAGTTTTTGAAGGAGCATTCTGAAGCTGAATTCACTCACGCCCTCTGCCCCGAATGCGCCCGCAAGCTGTATCCCGACCTGTACAACGACGAGAATGACCTGTAA
- the glmM gene encoding phosphoglucosamine mutase gives MKDELIISISGIRGIVGKTLRAETALQAGKAYGRFVNGGQVVVGGDSRSSHLMLKTALISGLLATGCEVMDIGICPTPTIAMAILGTEASGGVALTASHNPIQWNGLKFFNKKSEFITSKEFSRFNKLLVSEDIPTKSWRMLGSIGSDFSWVERHINAVAELDCINLNMIRRSKFRVVIDAVNGGGAIACPQMLEKLGCSVMRLNCVPDGHFPHTPEPLPKNLKMLSEAVADSEADIGFAVDPDADRLAIVDERGVPIGEENTLAIAADFYLSQKKGPMVINMSTSNINQDICNSHKCKLYRSKVGEANVVHMMKLKKAVIGGEGNGGVILPELHYGRDSLVGMALVLSALAESKQTVSEYVDGLGKYVIVKSKGNITKGFDVKLNGLRKKLTAQKITTVDGIRVDFNNGWVHIRKSNTEPIYRLIAEAETKKEANALIKFIKDKL, from the coding sequence ATGAAAGACGAGCTGATAATCAGTATTTCCGGGATCCGGGGCATAGTCGGCAAGACGCTTCGCGCGGAAACAGCGCTTCAGGCCGGCAAGGCCTACGGCAGATTTGTCAACGGCGGGCAGGTCGTTGTCGGCGGTGACTCGCGCAGTTCACACCTGATGCTCAAAACCGCCCTGATATCCGGCTTGCTGGCAACCGGTTGCGAGGTAATGGATATCGGTATCTGTCCCACGCCGACGATCGCCATGGCGATTCTGGGCACCGAGGCATCCGGGGGTGTGGCCCTGACAGCATCGCATAACCCGATACAGTGGAACGGGTTGAAATTCTTCAATAAAAAGAGCGAATTTATCACTTCCAAAGAATTCAGCCGTTTTAACAAGCTCCTGGTATCCGAGGATATCCCGACTAAAAGCTGGCGTATGCTGGGTTCGATCGGAAGCGATTTCAGCTGGGTTGAAAGGCACATAAACGCGGTGGCTGAACTTGATTGCATCAACCTTAACATGATCAGGCGCAGTAAATTTCGGGTCGTAATCGATGCTGTCAACGGCGGTGGTGCGATCGCCTGTCCGCAGATGCTGGAGAAACTGGGTTGCTCGGTGATGCGTCTCAACTGCGTTCCGGACGGCCATTTCCCCCATACCCCAGAACCATTGCCCAAAAACCTGAAGATGCTCTCCGAAGCGGTGGCTGACAGCGAGGCCGATATCGGATTCGCGGTCGACCCGGACGCCGACAGGCTGGCGATTGTCGATGAACGTGGTGTCCCGATCGGCGAGGAAAACACGCTGGCGATCGCGGCCGACTTTTACCTCTCACAGAAAAAGGGGCCGATGGTGATCAACATGTCTACCTCGAATATCAACCAGGATATATGCAACTCACATAAGTGCAAGCTTTACCGTTCGAAAGTCGGCGAGGCGAATGTCGTCCACATGATGAAACTCAAAAAAGCGGTGATCGGCGGTGAAGGCAACGGCGGAGTGATTTTGCCGGAACTTCATTACGGGCGGGACAGTTTAGTCGGTATGGCATTAGTGCTGTCTGCTCTGGCCGAAAGCAAGCAGACGGTTTCGGAGTACGTCGATGGACTGGGAAAATATGTAATCGTCAAAAGCAAAGGGAACATCACCAAAGGATTCGATGTAAAACTTAATGGCCTGCGGAAAAAACTGACTGCGCAGAAAATCACTACAGTCGACGGTATCCGTGTCGATTTTAATAACGGATGGGTACATATCCGCAAATCCAACACCGAACCGATCTACCGTCTGATTGCGGAAGCAGAAACTAAGAAAGAGGCCAATGCCCTGATCAAATTCATTAAGGACAAATTGTAA